A single genomic interval of Armigeres subalbatus isolate Guangzhou_Male chromosome 1, GZ_Asu_2, whole genome shotgun sequence harbors:
- the LOC134205410 gene encoding peptidoglycan-recognition protein LE produces the protein MNPKENEAVRSDTPILVDEKCKQWVESSEFSAISDDVSSLCGRSTEFSSTVADSDVNSITDDIGNINIGKINRGHELKIVSNGGQTDINNTEILQNVFQGNSTQTFGNIQVENSNKVHVGNVTYVTGPIHIIHTSGNNLGSIQQFVTNATPLATKDAEQSVRSVSDATSGETEEEADSDEKVERNRDEIFLSNVSKKIIGRVLRIVDRRSWLAQPALEYKDLKTPVPYVVISHTATESADTQAGMVYMVRMIQCFHIESRRWNDIAYNFLVGNDGNAYEGRGWKRLGAHTLGYNSRAIGISFVGCYMNEVPADIALDACQALIQRGVEQGYIQPDYKLVAHCQCSATESPGRKLFEVLKTWPHWTADP, from the exons ATGAACCCCAAGGAGAATGAAGCTGTGCGAAGTGATACGCCTATTTTAGTCGATG AAAAGTGCAAGCAATGGGTTGAAAGCAGCGAGTTTTCTGCGATAAGCGATGACGTATCTTCTTTATGTGGACGCAGTACCGAGTTCAGCTCAACCGTTGCCGACAGTGACGTGAATTCCATAACAGACGACATCGGAAATATCAACATTGGAAAGATTAATAGAG GGCACGAGTTGAAGATTGTTTCAAATGGTGGCCAAACCGATATCAACAACACTGAAATATTACAGAATGTGTTCCAGGGAAACAGTACTCAAACGTTTGGTAATATTCAG GTGGAAAACTCTAATAAAGTGCACGTTGGTAATGTAACCTATGTTACGGGTCCGATACACATTATTCACACCAGTGGCAACAACCTTGGATCCATCCAGCAGTTTGTGACGAATGCTACACCATTGGCTACCAAAGACGCTGAGCAGTCAGTAAGATCGGTTTCTGATGCAACCAGCGGAGAAACGGAAGAAGAAGCCGATTCAGATGAAAAAGTGGAACGTAATCGAGAtgaaatttttctttcaaacgTTT CTAAAAAGATTATAGGCCGAGTATTGAGAATCGTTGACAGAAGGTCGTGGTTAGCACAACCTGCTCTTGAATACAAAGACTTGAAAACCCCTGTACCTTATGTAGTTATAT CTCACACCGCCACAGAGTCAGCCGACACGCAAGCCGGAATGGTCTACATGGTGCGAATGATTCAGTGCTTCCACATTGAATCGAGACGATGGAACGATATCGCCTACAACTTCCTGGTGGGAAATGATGGCAATGCCTACGAAGGACGTGGATGGAAACGGCTTGGTGCGCATACCCTCGGCTATAATTCTCGTGCTATCGGTATCAGCTTCGTTGGTTGCTACATGAACGAGGTTCCGGCGGATATAGCCCTGGACGCGTGTCAGGCTTTGATACAACG AGGTGTCGAGCAAGGATACATCCAACCAGACTACAAATTGGTGGCACACTGTCAGTGTAGTGCGACAGAAAGTCCAGGGCGAAAACTATTTGAAGTGCTCAAGACGTGGCCTCACTGGACAGCAGATCCATGA